The Thermotoga sp. KOL6 genome contains the following window.
TTGGTCGTTTCCAAAGGACAGGGGAATTTTGAAGGGCTGTACGAAGAAGAACGTTCCAACCTCTTCTTCCTCTTAACCGCCAAATGTGACTTTGTTGCAGAGATTTTGAAAGTACCGGTGAGTGGGAAAGTATTCGTCTCTTCCGAGTCTTTATGACTGCCATCATAGATCTATAAAAACAGGGAGCCTGTGGCTCCCTGTTTTTGTTCTTTCCCTTCTTTCTTGTTGTATTCAAGCTTTATTCTGCATAAAATAATATAGACAAGTCGTATCGAATGGGAGGTGAGGAGTTGCTGGAGAAGATCAAAGAGTACGTTTTAAGTACTATCGGTACAGTGATCACAGCGGTTGGTGTAGTTGTTTTTTTGGTTCCAAACAATATAGCAGCAGGTGGTGTGAGTGGTCTTTCCATGATTTTACATCATCTTCTCCCTTTACCAGTGGGTGTTTGGATGTACATTCTCAACGGTTTACTTTTCCTCATCGCCTTTCTCACTGTAGGGTTTGATTTCAGCGCTAAGACGATCTACTGTACGTTCGTTTTCAACTTCTTTGTAGATTTTTTTGATCGTCTCGTTCCCATACCGAAATACACCGGAGATGATCTCTTTTTGGCGGTATTCTTCGGTACCTTACTAACCGCTTTAGGACTCGCCGTCACTTTCTCGCAGAATTCTTCGACTGGAGGAACAGATATCATTGCAAGGATTTTGAACAAGTACTTCTGGATATCTATGGGGACAGGTTTACTGGTAGTAGACCTAACCATAGCAGCTTTGGCTGGCGTGGCTTTCAGTGCAAGAACGGGTATGTACGCCCTTCTCGGTGTGATTTTGAACGGTATAATGGTGGACTTCATGTTGAGAGGAATAGAGCAGTCCAGCGAAGTCATTATCATCTCTGAGAAATCGGATGAGATAAAAGATTTCGTTCTCTACAAGCTGCAGAGGGGAGCCACGTACGTTCCTGCGACGGGAGCTTACACGGGAAAGGAACGGAGGATACTCCTTGTAGTGGTAAGAAGAAGAGAATTGAACGAGTTGATCAGGTTCATAAAGAAGACCGATCCGAGGGCGTTCGTTATAATCAAGGAAGTAAGGCAAGCTTTAGGAGAGGGTTTCAAAGAATTGGGGGAATTGTGAGTGTACTACGATGCCGTTGTTTCAGGTTCAGAAAGAATCGTGTGTGTTTTTTCGGAAGAAATCCTTGAACCTGGTGAGAGGGTAAAAATCAGCTTGAGAGGAGAAAAAATAAAATGTTATGTCTTAAGGGAGTCTTCTCCAAAGGGAGAAGTTTTTCGTGTAAAAGAAAGAGATGGGAAGAGTTTCTTAAAAGAGGAACATGTAAAACTGGCAGAGTGGGTGTCTAGAAGGTTTGGCTCTCCTCTTGGTTCTGTGTTTGATCAATTTTTTCCTGGAGGTATTGATGACTACAAGACAGAAATGGTAGTTTCTCAAAGTCCTCTTCTGGATTTCCAAAAACTCCCAATGTCGGAGTTTCTGAAGACTCGCGGTGAAGAGGTTCTAAAGGAAATGTTGAAAAAAGGACTGGTGAGAATAGAGAAAGACTTTTACTTGAGAGAGCCTAAACCTCGTCAAAAGAGAAGAGTCTACTTGAAAAGACCTCTCTCTGGGATAATGCGTGAACCTTTGACGTTCAAACAGAAATTGGTAGTAGAATATCTTCAATTCAACGATGGTGTTCTTTTGAGAGAGCTTTTGGAAGATTTAGGAATATCTAGGAGTGTAATCGATTCTTTAATCGAGAAAGGTATCGTGGAAGTGATTATTCAGGATGTTTCGCCAAAAAGAGTGATTTCATTGCGTAAAAAATTCGAAGGACGAATCTCTAGGATAAATCTTTTTTTTGGACCTACTGGGAGCGGAAAGACAGAAGCGCTCTTCGATCTCGTTGGTGAACATTCTAAAAAAGGAGTTGTCTTGTTCCTTGTACCAGAGGTTCCCATTCTCACTCACACACTTTCTCGTCTCAAAGGAATTTTCCCGGATCTGAACATTGGAATATTCCATAGTTATCTATCGAAGGCGAGAAAGAATTTGGAATGGTACAAGGCATTTGAAGGAAAGGTAGACGTTTTGTTGGGGACCAGAAGTGCGGTTTTTGTTCCTGTAAACAAATTGTCCTTGATAATTGTGGATGAAGAACACGATGAAAGTTTCTATCAGTACACGAGCCCCTCATACGATGCAGTTGCGGTGGCAAGAAAGATCTCTGAGTTGTTCGATGTACCTTTGGTTTTGTCATCAGCCACACCCAGTTTAGGTTCCTATAAAGATGCAAAAGAGGGAAAAATTAAGCTTTTCACGTTTTCTAGAAATTGCAAAAGTATGTCAGTGGAAGTCATCGATATGAGGAAGGAGGAGAAAATAGGGAGTTTTGCTCTAAAAACCCTAAACAGAATAGAGGAAACCCTAGAAAACGGTCGTAGAGTTCTTGTGTACGTGAGGAGGAAAGGATACTGGGGAAGGATACAATGTGAATCTTGTGGCTACGTTCTCAAATGCAGGGATTGTGATGTGTCTCTCGTATATCACAAAGAAAAAAACGCTTTGAAATGTCACCAGTGTGGTAGAGAGTACGAAGTCTTAGAAACGTGTCCTGTTTGTGGTGGGAGACTTTACGGCAGAATAGGGGGTACGGAGAAGGTCGAAAAAGAATTACAGAAATTCTTTCCAGACAAAAAGGTGAAACGAGTGGATCGTGAGGTTGTAGAGGATATCATGGAAATGGAGGATTACATAGACGACTTGACTGCTGGTGAGATAGATATCCTTGTTGGAACGAAGATGATAACCAAGAGTTTCAACGTTCCAGAAGTGGGTCTTGTGTGTGTTCTTGATGTGGATTCTCTGGTTTTTCTACCGGATTTTTCAGCTTCTTTGAGGACATTTCAGTTGATTGTTCAGGCGTTAGGAAGAGCTTCCAGAAACGAGGAAGGCAGAGCTATTCTTCAAACTTACAATCCCGATGAGAGCGTGATCATGAGAGCCGTGGATGAAGACATAGAAGGTTTTTATGAAGAAGAATTGGAAAGAAGGAGGTTGCTTGGATATCCACCATACAAACACTTGATTCACATCGCCTTGAAAACGAAAGATCCCAGCTTAGGAAAAAGACTTCTTTTGACTTTGAAAGAACGTTTGAGGAACGGAGAGGTTTTAGGACCCTCTGAACACTGGATATTCAAACTGAAGGGGCTCTACAGATATCATCTTTTGATAAAAACGGATACACCGGAGGAAAGCGTTTCAGAAGTGTCGAAATTATCCAGAGTGTTGGGCTTGGACACAGTTGTTTGGGTGGATCCCCCATCGCTAGAGATACCAGATTAACTTGTTCGTAACTATTGCTTATCTTTTTCTTAATTGAACGAGCGTTGAAGGAATGCTATTATTTATCTCGGCGACGTTGAGATGAAGGGTCTTCAAAAAGGCAAAAAAAGAATAAAACCGCTAAGGAGAAGTTACGTACCCCGGAGCCGAAGAAAACTTCATGGTTTTTGTCCTCGGGTCATTGAAATATGGATAGCAGCCCCAAATTTGTTGAGCCTGGATCGAATCTTATATGGAGGGTTTGATCCTGGCTCAGGGTGAACGCTGGCGGCGTGCCTAACACATGCAAGTCGAGCGGAGGAAACTCCCCTTTGGGGAGGAGTACTCAGCGGCGGACGGGTGAGTAACACGTGGGTAACCTATCCTCCGGAGGGGGATAACCAGGGGAAACCCTGGCTAATACCCCATACGCTCCGTCCACGTAAGTGGGCGGAGGAAAGGAGCGTTTGCTCCGCCGGAGGAGGGGCCCGCGGCCCATCAGGTAGTTGGTGGGGTAACGGCCCACCAAGCCTACGACGGGTAGCCGGCCTGAGAGGGTGGTCGGCCACAGGGGCACTGAGACACGGGCCCCACTCCTACGGGAGGCAGCAGTGGGGAATCTTGGACAATGGGGGAAACCCTGATCCAGCGACGCCGCGTGCGGGACGAAGCCCTTCGGGGTGTAAACCGCTGTGGCGGGGGACGAATAAGGCAGGGAGGAAATGCCCTGCCGATGACGGTACCCCGCTAGAAAGCCCCGGCTAACTACGTGCCAGCAGCCGCGGTAATACGTAGGGGGCGAGCGTTACCCGGATTTACTGGGCGTAAAGGGGGCGTAGGCGGCCTGGTGTGTCGGATGTGAAATCCCACGGCTCAACCGTGGGGCTGCATCCGAAACTACCAGGCTTGGGGGCGGTAGAGGGAGACGGAACTGCCGGTGTAGGGGTGAAATCCGTAGATATCGGCAGGAACGCCGGTGGGGAAGCCGGTCTCCTGGGCCGACCCCGACGCTGAGGCCCGAAAGCCAGGGGAGCAAACCGGATTAGATACCCGGGTAGTCCTGGCTGTAAACGATGCCCACTAGGTGTGGGGGGGTCACTCCCTCCGTGCTGAAGCTAACGCGTTAAGTGGGCCGCCTGGGGAGTACGCCCGCAAGGGTGAAACTCAAAGGAATTGACGGGGGCCCGCACAAGCGGTGGAGCGTGTGGTTTAATTGGATGCTAAGCCAAGAACCTTACCAGGGCTTGACATGCCGGTGGTACCTCCCCGAAAGGGGTAGGGACCCAGTCCTTCGGGACTGGGAGCCGGCACAGGTGGTGCACGGCCGTCGTCAGCTCGTGCCGTGAGGTGTTGGGTTAAGTCCCGCAACGAGCGCAACCCCTGCCCCTAGTTGC
Protein-coding sequences here:
- the priA gene encoding primosomal protein N' — protein: MYYDAVVSGSERIVCVFSEEILEPGERVKISLRGEKIKCYVLRESSPKGEVFRVKERDGKSFLKEEHVKLAEWVSRRFGSPLGSVFDQFFPGGIDDYKTEMVVSQSPLLDFQKLPMSEFLKTRGEEVLKEMLKKGLVRIEKDFYLREPKPRQKRRVYLKRPLSGIMREPLTFKQKLVVEYLQFNDGVLLRELLEDLGISRSVIDSLIEKGIVEVIIQDVSPKRVISLRKKFEGRISRINLFFGPTGSGKTEALFDLVGEHSKKGVVLFLVPEVPILTHTLSRLKGIFPDLNIGIFHSYLSKARKNLEWYKAFEGKVDVLLGTRSAVFVPVNKLSLIIVDEEHDESFYQYTSPSYDAVAVARKISELFDVPLVLSSATPSLGSYKDAKEGKIKLFTFSRNCKSMSVEVIDMRKEEKIGSFALKTLNRIEETLENGRRVLVYVRRKGYWGRIQCESCGYVLKCRDCDVSLVYHKEKNALKCHQCGREYEVLETCPVCGGRLYGRIGGTEKVEKELQKFFPDKKVKRVDREVVEDIMEMEDYIDDLTAGEIDILVGTKMITKSFNVPEVGLVCVLDVDSLVFLPDFSASLRTFQLIVQALGRASRNEEGRAILQTYNPDESVIMRAVDEDIEGFYEEELERRRLLGYPPYKHLIHIALKTKDPSLGKRLLLTLKERLRNGEVLGPSEHWIFKLKGLYRYHLLIKTDTPEESVSEVSKLSRVLGLDTVVWVDPPSLEIPD
- a CDS encoding YitT family protein, which gives rise to MLEKIKEYVLSTIGTVITAVGVVVFLVPNNIAAGGVSGLSMILHHLLPLPVGVWMYILNGLLFLIAFLTVGFDFSAKTIYCTFVFNFFVDFFDRLVPIPKYTGDDLFLAVFFGTLLTALGLAVTFSQNSSTGGTDIIARILNKYFWISMGTGLLVVDLTIAALAGVAFSARTGMYALLGVILNGIMVDFMLRGIEQSSEVIIISEKSDEIKDFVLYKLQRGATYVPATGAYTGKERRILLVVVRRRELNELIRFIKKTDPRAFVIIKEVRQALGEGFKELGEL